In one window of Pseudomonas chlororaphis subsp. chlororaphis DNA:
- a CDS encoding winged helix-turn-helix domain-containing protein, whose product MRYAFKLKNDAMVVFDPDTALLSITTPLGEVQNSTIGRAESRLLNLLLMEPGQTKSREEIIDYTWNDRVVASGSLNQAVFSLRNILNDSRDHEILMTVPRRGYCFNRQYVVNAPADLPMPPDTAAQPVEPVMEVLEANPKEALPLPSEKAGPSTRITNAQLIGYVLTLGVCAFTGFRSGFDTPKIEVSSIKQNDLVIHAVANTVAEAQSLRDLSAKQVQQSPELKGQVWLNLAKSNYSVSCVRPDLSTANLQSHSEQKDLALMIRQCLEATL is encoded by the coding sequence ATGCGCTACGCCTTCAAGTTAAAAAACGACGCCATGGTTGTTTTCGACCCGGATACCGCCTTGCTCTCTATCACTACACCTCTTGGAGAGGTGCAAAACTCCACGATAGGCAGGGCTGAATCGCGTCTACTGAATCTGCTGCTGATGGAACCGGGTCAGACTAAAAGCCGCGAAGAGATCATCGACTACACCTGGAATGACCGTGTCGTCGCCTCCGGCAGTTTGAATCAGGCCGTTTTTTCCCTTCGCAACATTCTCAACGACAGTCGAGATCACGAGATCTTGATGACGGTTCCGCGAAGAGGTTATTGCTTTAATCGCCAGTATGTAGTCAATGCGCCCGCCGACTTGCCGATGCCGCCAGATACCGCCGCACAACCTGTCGAGCCGGTCATGGAAGTGCTTGAGGCCAACCCGAAAGAAGCCCTGCCGTTGCCTTCGGAAAAAGCCGGGCCATCGACTCGCATCACAAATGCCCAGTTGATCGGTTACGTCCTGACCTTGGGCGTGTGTGCCTTTACCGGTTTTCGCTCCGGCTTCGACACGCCGAAAATTGAAGTTTCCAGCATAAAACAGAACGATCTGGTCATTCATGCAGTGGCCAACACGGTCGCCGAAGCCCAATCGCTGAGGGATCTTTCGGCGAAACAGGTTCAACAGTCACCCGAGTTGAAAGGCCAGGTCTGGTTGAATCTCGCTAAATCAAACTATTCCGTTTCGTGCGTCCGCCCGGATCTAAGCACTGCAAACCTGCAATCGCACAGCGAACAGAAAGACCTCGCACTGATGATCCGGCAATGTTTGGAAGCCACCCTATGA
- a CDS encoding AraC family transcriptional regulator, giving the protein MRNIPDDVFHVTSSPAGTPKRTIGPWGMNLIPSERKASIRQHRLIHSSRFQCSRLEFDSTVTLSGSVPHGFVTFVISQTSVGRPLVNNHALRPNEIVVLYSREPVHYICEPNETIFILSTTLEHYAQCLEEHSVIDVFAHRKEQRFQAANFKLIQAALQKIGTYFIDAKQRRGAAIESVLLVSLLRALTPANRSELNPPRRRKVATEVMDYIHQNTKKSLNITALVMQFETTSRSLHHGFSETFGSSPIAYIKNLRLANVRRDLIRNTWPTVTETAMYWNFHHLGRFSKAYQDAYGEPPSETARRNAAN; this is encoded by the coding sequence ATGCGCAACATCCCTGATGACGTCTTTCATGTAACTTCAAGTCCCGCGGGCACTCCCAAGAGAACGATTGGGCCGTGGGGGATGAACCTCATTCCATCAGAGCGCAAAGCAAGCATTCGACAACACAGGCTCATTCACAGCTCCAGGTTCCAATGCAGCAGGCTGGAGTTCGACTCAACCGTCACCCTGAGCGGTTCTGTTCCGCATGGCTTTGTGACCTTTGTCATTTCACAGACTTCCGTCGGCCGTCCGCTGGTAAACAACCACGCACTGCGGCCTAACGAAATCGTCGTACTCTATAGCCGCGAGCCCGTGCATTACATTTGCGAACCGAATGAAACCATTTTCATCCTGAGCACGACCCTGGAACATTATGCACAGTGCCTCGAAGAACATTCGGTGATTGATGTATTTGCACATCGAAAGGAGCAGCGCTTTCAGGCTGCGAACTTCAAGCTAATTCAAGCTGCCCTGCAGAAAATCGGCACTTATTTTATCGACGCCAAACAGCGCCGCGGCGCCGCCATTGAAAGTGTTCTGCTGGTTTCTCTATTACGGGCCCTGACGCCTGCTAATCGCTCCGAACTTAACCCTCCGAGAAGAAGGAAAGTCGCGACAGAAGTCATGGATTACATTCACCAGAACACCAAGAAATCGCTCAACATCACAGCGCTGGTCATGCAGTTTGAAACCACCTCGCGCAGTTTGCACCACGGCTTTTCCGAAACTTTCGGAAGTTCGCCAATTGCCTATATTAAGAACCTGCGGCTCGCCAATGTTCGTCGAGACTTGATCCGCAACACCTGGCCAACGGTTACCGAAACCGCGATGTATTGGAACTTTCACCACCTGGGCCGGTTTTCCAAGGCCTATCAGGACGCCTATGGGGAGC